One region of Quercus lobata isolate SW786 chromosome 2, ValleyOak3.0 Primary Assembly, whole genome shotgun sequence genomic DNA includes:
- the LOC115973781 gene encoding blue copper protein-like, whose amino-acid sequence MASRMGLIGCLIVAVALLNAFNVTNGTHSVAKVSEAEYNACTKVTSVLITIASVSFGYTLETAGTYYIICTISNHCEQGQKFSFKVESTGSPPNSASSLTVGALLAVLTTTAISFLTYF is encoded by the exons ATGGCTAGCCGCATGGGTTTGATTGGGTGCTTGATTGTCGCGGTGGCTTTACTAAATG CATTCAATGTGACAAACGGGACACACTCTGTGGCCAAGGTATCAGAGGCCGAATATAATGCCTGCACAAAAGTAACATCTGTTTTAATAACCATAGCTTCTGTCTCATTTGGATACACTCTTGAAACTGCCGGTACTTACTACATCATCTGCACTATTAGTAACCACTGTGAACAAGgtcaaaagttttcttttaagGTTGAATCCACTGGATCGCCGCCCAACTCTGCTTCATCTCTAACAGTTGGTGCCTTACTTGCTGTGCTCACCACCACAGCCATCTCTTTCTTGACTTACTTCTAA